The Knoellia sp. S7-12 region TGGCCACGATGCTCGGTGAGACGGGCGCGATTCCCAGGCACCCGGCGTACGTGCACCTCAGCTGACGGCAGTCGATCTGCCGGCGGACTATCAGCTGGCAACTCATCTGGGATCTGTGAGCACGCAGTTCGGGCTGAAGGCCGAGAGCTGATAGTCCGCCGGTCGGGGATCCAGCTCGACCGGCGGCGAGTGCGCTGGACGGCGTCACGGCCAGGCAGTCCTTGCGACTACGAGTTGGAGGGAGCCGCCGGGAGCGGGTTAGACTCGGAGCCGGCACCCCGCGTGGTGGTACCTCGCCGAACTCCCCCAGGGCAGGAATGCAGCAAGGGCAGGTGAGCTCTTCCAGGTACGCGGGGTGTCTTCTCTGTCCCGACGCCGGTCCGACGCCGGTCAGGCGCCGCAGGCGCAGCCGCCCTCGCACCCACCACAGCCGCCGCCACGAGCCTCGGGGGAGTTGCCCCGGTCCTCCCACGTCAGCTCGAGCGCGCGCAGCAGGCCGTCGACGGGCTGGGCGCCGGTCACCGCGAACTTCTGATCGAGCACGAACGTGGGCACGGCGGTGATGCCGATCTGGTTGGCCGTTGCTTCGTCGGCACGCACGTCATAGCCATATGCGTCGGACCCGAGCGTCTCGCGCACATCCTTCTCGCCGAGCCCGCCCTCGACGGCCAGCCGCACCAACGTGTCGGTGTCGCCGATGGCCGCACCCTCGGAGTACCAGCCGCGCATCACGCGTTCGGTCACCGGCGCCTCGAGGCCGCGGGCCCGGGCCAGGTGGATGACCCGGTGGGCGTCAAAGCTGTTGCCGCCCACGACCTTCTCCCATTGGAAGTCGAGTCCGACCTCTGCCGCATCAGCAGCCATGGCCTCGTGCTGCGCGACCATCTCCTCGCGGGGCCGGTCGTACTTCGCCGCGATGCGGTCGACGTTCGAACCCTCGATGACGGGCGGCGCCGACCGGTCGAGCTGATAGCTGTGCCAGGTCACCTCCACCTCGTCGCCGTGTTCAAACTGCTCGAGAGCAAGTTCGAGGCGTCGGCGGCCCACGTGGCAGAAGGGGCAGACCAGGTCGGACCAGACGTCAATACGCACACCTTGACGATACGTCCACCCGGCCCGCGCCCCTCAATCGCACGCCAGTCGCACGCCAGTCGCACGTCAGTCGCACGTCTGCAGGCGGTCGGGCTGCTCGGCGCCATAGCGGTGACCAGAGCCCAAGGGCACGGCGAGCGCACCCAGGACATCCGCTCCGGCGTGGACGACCGAGACCACGGGCAGCCACGGCCTGTCCTCACCGGTCGGCACGATCGCCATCGACGGACGGGCGTGGACGATCGGGTCATCGGCGTTGGCGGCGATCGTCTCCCGGGGGAGTCCGGTCCGGCCACCGCCAGGCGTCCCCAACCAGAAGGTCGAGCACACCGTCTCGCGCCGAGCATCACCCGCGGCCCCCGGCGCCAGCAGCGCCGCCTGACCAGCTGTGGCGCCGAGGCTCTCACCGACGACGTGCACCTGCGGCCGCTGAACCAACGGCAGCGCCGACACCTCGGCCACCACGGTGTCGAGCAGCGTCTGAGCGCCCGCCACTGCACCCTCACGGTCGAGGAGGAAGGCGACCCAGCTGGGCCGGTCGTCGTACTGCATCGACACGGTCGCGACCTCCGACCCGAACCGTCGCTCCGTGCCCGCGACGAACTCAGGGTTGACCCAGCCGGACCCGGTCGGGATCGCGACGAGCAGATGCTCCCGCGTCAGGCCACCGGCAGCGACCAGTCGGTCGACGGCGATGCGAGCGCGAGCTGCGTCGTCTGCGGAGTCGGACAGGCCGGCATACGCCCGCACGGCACCGACTGGCGACTTCAGGAGCAGGACCTGGTCGGAGGAGATCGAGGCGGCCTGCGCACTTGCCGGAGCGAATGTGAGGACCGACAGGCCCGCCACGAACGCGACCATGCGACGTGACATGCGCGGACGAAGACGCCACAGCCATCCCACCCCCCGGACGGCTCCCACGACACCGAGCGCGGCGCCCACGAGGACGCCAATGTCGCTGAGCGACAACGGATCCATCCCGATGTTGGCGCGCATCGCGGCCTGGGTGGTCCAGGTGACGAACATCAGGTATGCCGTGAGCGCACCTCCCAGCGCGACCGCCACCTGGTGGGCCGGTCCGGTGAGGTGCTGGCGCGAGCCGGCGATGCGGCGCGCGATGGCGAGCACCGCGAGGAACGAGAGCGCGACCAGCACGCCGAGCGCGACGGGCAGTGCGGGCAGATAGGACGGGAAGGTGGCGACGGCCAGGGCCACCGGTGTCGCCAGCGCGGTCGAGGCGCGGGGGAGGCGGGCCTTCATCGCGCACCCCCGATCCGACGACGCAGGCCCGGCACGACGAGCACGACCCCACCCGCGGCAGCCACACCGAGGCTGATGCCCGGCGCGATCGACATGGCCGTCTCGGACTCGGGGACCGCGTAGCCCTGACGCGCGCTGTTGATCCGCACGAAGCCCTCGGCGATGTCGGCCCAGGCGAGGCAGGTGGCCCGGCTCAGGGACTCCTCGCGCGTCGAGCAGGAGTTCTCGAACTCGATGCCGAGCCGGGAGTCGACGGACCGGCGCGCGTCGGGAGGGAGGTCGCGA contains the following coding sequences:
- a CDS encoding DsbA family oxidoreductase, coding for MRIDVWSDLVCPFCHVGRRRLELALEQFEHGDEVEVTWHSYQLDRSAPPVIEGSNVDRIAAKYDRPREEMVAQHEAMAADAAEVGLDFQWEKVVGGNSFDAHRVIHLARARGLEAPVTERVMRGWYSEGAAIGDTDTLVRLAVEGGLGEKDVRETLGSDAYGYDVRADEATANQIGITAVPTFVLDQKFAVTGAQPVDGLLRALELTWEDRGNSPEARGGGCGGCEGGCACGA
- a CDS encoding alpha/beta-hydrolase family protein, giving the protein MKARLPRASTALATPVALAVATFPSYLPALPVALGVLVALSFLAVLAIARRIAGSRQHLTGPAHQVAVALGGALTAYLMFVTWTTQAAMRANIGMDPLSLSDIGVLVGAALGVVGAVRGVGWLWRLRPRMSRRMVAFVAGLSVLTFAPASAQAASISSDQVLLLKSPVGAVRAYAGLSDSADDAARARIAVDRLVAAGGLTREHLLVAIPTGSGWVNPEFVAGTERRFGSEVATVSMQYDDRPSWVAFLLDREGAVAGAQTLLDTVVAEVSALPLVQRPQVHVVGESLGATAGQAALLAPGAAGDARRETVCSTFWLGTPGGGRTGLPRETIAANADDPIVHARPSMAIVPTGEDRPWLPVVSVVHAGADVLGALAVPLGSGHRYGAEQPDRLQTCD